The following DNA comes from Pseudophryne corroboree isolate aPseCor3 chromosome 8, aPseCor3.hap2, whole genome shotgun sequence.
TAAACAATGAATAGTAAAATAAATAATCAGGCAAAACATAACCACATTGCCCGTAAATTTGACAATAAAGCTAAAAGGCATTTCAACCGTTCAATACCAGTTTAGTCTCAGCTAAATGTAGTACAAAAATACAATTTAAATATAACACATTACAGTCGTGCAATAACCCctaaatataaagtaaatacacTCTAGTAGTCAATACCAGTTCCCTTCCAAATTTAAAAAATGTTCTTACCAAAAATAGTGTGTTCTCAACATGGGATCAGACTCTTTAAGATAGATCAAGGGgtaaaaactagggatgagcggatttggttctctgagaaccgaactctacCAAACTTCccgtcctgagcccggatccgagtcaggctcgggttttcccgcctgactcagaaacccgaacggggcaaagcgtcatcatcccactgtcggattctcgcgggatttggattccatataaggagccgcgcgtcgcggccattttcactccagtatcggagagtgtagtgagaggatgtgtctccatcctcagtgtctgtgtgggggtgggaaagtggggtggcgggtcttgtgctgtcttgtgctgctcagtccagtccagtgtagtcagtgtattgtgctgcatcagtccagccagtcacagtgttggtgtcctctgctgctatatgtccccagtgctgctgtataagtcccttgcatttttgctgtgttgtcttgcatcagaccaggggtaatgtcttgtgcagcatcagtccagtgaccagtcacagtggtggtgtcctctgctgccatatatccagtgttactgccgtataattcccgtcatactggcgtataattcctgtgataatgctgtataattccagtgatattgccatataattctcggaatactggcgtataattcctatgatattgctgtataattccagtgatattgccatataattcccgtgaaactggtgtataattcctgtgatattgccatataattctcggaatactggcgtataattcctatgatattgctgtataattcctgtgatattgccatataattctcggaatactggcgtataattcccgtgacattgctgtataattctcggaatactggcatataattcctgtgacattgctgtataattctcagaatactggcgtataattcctgtgatattgccgtataattctcagaatactggcgtataattcctgcgacattgccgtataattctcggaatactggcgtataattcctgtgacattgtcgtataattctcggactactggcatataattcctgtgatattgccgtataattctcggaatgctggcgtataattcctgtgatactgccatataatttccgtgatactggcgtataattcctatgacattgccgtataattactgtgatattgccatataattctcggaatactggcgtataattcccgtgatactggtgtatatttccagtgattttgccaattaattccagtgatttggatgtataattcctgtgattttgccaattaattccagtgatttgtacgtataattattaattacagtgattttgccaattaattccagtgatttggccgtataattacagtgattttgcagtataattacagtgatttggatgtataattattaattacagtgattttgccaattatttccagtgatttggacagctaattacagtgattttgcagtataattccagtgatttggacatataattattaattacagtgattttgccaatttattccagtgatttggccgtataattacagtgattttgctgtataattacagtgatttggacgtttaattattaattacagtgattttgccaattaattccggtaatttggatgtataattccattgattttgcagtataattccagtgatttggacgtataattattaattacagttattttgccaattaattccagtgatttggacgtataattccagtgattttgccaattcattccagtgatttggacgtataattccagcgatttggacgtataattccagttggaattgtttttgtcgcttcgtttagtcatacagcaagctcggtgcaccttttttcttctctgcatcatgtgctgtttggggcctttttttttttatatctgccctcctgtctaccactgcagtgccactcctagatgggccaattgtttgtgtcgcttggcttagtcatacagctacctcattgcacatcttctacatctttgcatgaggtgctgtttggggcctggtttttgaaaagtgccatcctgtctgacactgcagtgtcactcctagatgggcaagatgtttgtgctgcccacttgtgtcgcttagcttggccatccagctacctagttgcacctctttttcttctttgcatcatgtgctgtttggggactagtttttgaatagtgccatcttgtctgcaactgcagtgccactcctagatggaccaggtgtttgtgccgcacacttgtgtcatttagcttagtcatacagccacctcggtgcaacttttaggcctaaaaacaatattgtgaggtgttcagaatagactggaaatgagtggaaattaatgtaattgaggttaataataccgtaggagcaacattaccctcaaattctgtaattttagctagttttgtgtttttttcccaaaaatcatccagatccaaaaccaaaacacgaaagggtggttttggaaaaaccaaaacacgaaagtggaattagaaccaaaacacaaaaggtgcCAGCCGCGCATCTCTAATTATTTACATACCAGTCCTCATACCCCTGTCCTAATAGATTTTTTTTGCAAAATCTGAACCACACAGCTCTActaaattagggcctaattcagagttgatcacagcagcaaatctgttaaggggggtactcacggagcgatattctaagcaatctgactagattgcttagaatatcggcaggatcgctccgtgtgtagccccctcggcgatagcgatgcgcggccccgcacatcgctatcgccgctgctagattggcctgcatgcaggccaatctagcgggtcgctcacttcacccgctgggtgaagtgagcggcccccccgtctccccccgcacgctcagcacagatcgcgctgtgctgagcggcaggagagatgtgtgctgagcggttcgctcagcacgcatctctccttgatcggcccgtgagtactgggctttagctaatgggcaaaaccgtgtgcactgcaggggggggggggggggggcagatataacatatgcagagagttagatttgggtggggtgtgttcaaactgaaatctgaattgcagtgtaaaaataaagcagccaatatttaccctacacagaaacaatataacccacccaaatctaactgtctctgcacatgttatagctgcccccctgcagtgcacatggttttgcccattagctaacaaatttgctgctgtcagatctgaattaggccctaagagggtcattctgacccgatcgcacgctgcgcttctttgcAGCCGTGCAATCGAGTCGGATCTgctcatgcgcggcggccgcattgcgcaggcacgtcattGCCTGGCaacagccgtcgccaggcagcgacaccGCTACCGAAGAAAGCAGTCGctgcagcgaccgcaagaagatttacaggaggaaggcagatccaggcggcaactcaccgttttcggggagtggggagtccaacgcaggtgtgtccaggcgtttggagggggatgtctgacgtcaattccgggacctgcatcgctggatcgatcgcacagggtaagtaactcttaccctggtcttctatttcaggaaactttttttgcatagcagggctgcacaagtgttcgcgcccctgctatgcagaaataaactctcccccataggcggcgtctagttgatcgcacgggcagcaaaatgttgctgcgtgtgataaactcggaatgaccccgtaagTGTGAAGCTGAGATAAGGCTCCACAATGTTCTCAAGAATGTTCCATTGTTCAAGGTCTTAATATGTGGTATCAGGTACTGATTTGGGCAACTTAAGGCCCATACTCACAGAGAGATTTCTgcaagagatgtgttctgagcaatttatcacgggagatgtcccttgaacatcccggtgtctagatctcccatacacacgtgagatctgtgttgagcaatctgtgctgagcaatctgtgctgagcaatctgtgctaaacaaaaaaaaaacctatttaaatagtgggttggtattatagtgaggggggtggggagagtgtgtctttttctaaacaaaaaaaagacctttttaaatagtgggttggtattataggggaggggagggtgtgtctttttctgttgtgtccgCATCTCTCCTcctacaaaaagtggatctctataATATAACTATAAAGGTTATTTTAGCATAGTCTTGATGGCTATAGTTAATGCCAACTATGAGTTCATATTTGTGGATGTGGGGAAAAATGGAAGAGCATCCGATGGCGGATCAATCAAAGATACTGTGTTTTATGAGAGGCTGCTTTGCAACCAATTAGACCTACCGAAAGCTGAGGACTGCATGCATGGCTTGAATTATGTGTTTGTGGCAGATGAAGCCTTTGCTCTGCACGAGCACATCATGAAACCCTACCCACAAAGGAACTTATCCAAGGAGAAACGCATTTTTAATTATCGGCTCTCAAGGGCCCGCCGCATAGTTGAAAACGCATTTGGGATCTTGAGTAGTAGGTTCAGAATTTTCCACTCTGCTATTGGCCTAAGGGTGGATAAAATAGACTGGGTTGTGTTGGCCTGCTGTGTTCTACACAATTATCTAAGGCGTAAGACTGGCCCAAAATGCCCCCCATCTACTACTCCGGCTAACAACcctgatgtggactctgccaggctgcctgctcaggccgacaactctgatgtggactctgccaggttgcctgctcaggccgacaactctgatgtggactctgccaggttgcctgctcaggccgacaactctgatgtggactctgctagGTTGCCTGGACTTGAAAGGCCACAGTCCACACCTAATCCCACTTTAAAGGCTAGAAAGGTCAGGGACGACTACCTGACCTTTTTTAATGGAGTAGGTGCAGTGGATTGGCAAGACTCCTACATTTAACTGCTTTTATGTTTGATAGACATTACATATGCTTGAttggttttatattttattgtattttttttatttatttccaaaataaaaatgtatcttgTTTTAAACTTCTGTTGTCAGAGTATGTACCTGTGTGTGTTTTGCATGTATATTAAAAAACAACGTAGCCATGAGGAACTCTGGGGTCAGGTATACCCAGGACACTTCACGACTGCGTCGTTTTTTGTGGGGGATAAGTGAGGACTAATGGGATTCAACAGTGTGAACCAAGTCAGGCATACCTGTGTGTGCCATCACCCCTGTGTTCCGTCCCAgtcactgtatcacctctgtgtctgagggggcgcaaatttacagtttgcaggagggcgccggacaccatagcactggccctgggaatcagtatgatatcccggcagcaggcatcccgacagtcataatcccaacGTCGGGATGGCggccaccggaatgccggcagcggctcgagcgcaaagaagccccttgtggctcgctttgcttgccaaatttttagtctccctctatgggtgtcatggacacccacagggggagaatatgtcaggattgtggctaTTGGGAACCCGACGCagagatcttaaccgcatccctctgTAATAAATGTCCCCTTTAACAGTACCTTGAAGGTAGGATTGTCCTCACTTATCTcccattaaaaaaattttttttaaggggggatAAGTGAGGACAAATTTGGTCCAACAGCATTCCTATCATAACTCccccaaaaattaaaaatataatgataaaccataaaaaatacacaacacttcttttttgttttgaaaataatttacttataaaaatatattaatttttaacacttatgcaactggattcatcgataagaatgaccaatatcccaacgttcaaaagtccaggacaaaaaaccgacactatggtaactatgaacaacataaaagagtcgaggaaacatggaacaatttgtccaacggaaactaaaaaactaataaaaaaaattataatttaataatTGAAAAAAGTAGCCTCGTCCTCTGGGGGGAGCTGTGTACTCAGCATTGCTGAGTACAATCCAGTGGACAAAGTGCTGGTGGGAGGAGTGGGCAGAGTGGGTGTTGGTGGGGGTCCCGGCGAAAAAAAAGGGCGCTGTGGCGGAGGATTACCCGGCGGATAATAGTATGGTTGGGGATAAGgatactgggactgtggggcatttcGTGCGCGCCGCACAGGATTTGACATTAGATCCAGGTCATCGGATAGGTCATTATCCTCGGCCCTTCTCAATACATCAAATACTATGCGCCTGAAAGTTCTAAAAACAGTTTCGGGCATTACACGTATCTGAGATTCTATCGTGTTTGAAAATTGACGATAGAAGTCTGGTGGCCTATTAAGCATTTCCTCTGCCCGTTGGATAAATTGAACCGTGCTGGAGGATGCAGAATCGGAACTCAATGATGAATTCTTTTGTCTCCGCCTTGGTGGTGCTGTCGACCGAGATGGTGCTGACTCCTCACCACTGAGCTCCAGTTCTGTTGCCTCTGTTGCGGAAGTGTTCATTACCTCCGGGGTagattcctgtaaaaaaaaaagaaaataaaacattagggcgttgattaaacaatgataaagttgaacattttaaagtgttttaacttACCGGATTAAGGGTCCCCTCTTCCTCTGGCGTCTTAGGAGACTCTTTATCCAGGCTACCCTGTCCATGTAATTTCGCCTCTCTCTCCAAAAGGAACTTCATCTGTTCATAATACCATAGCGTCGGCTGGTAAACATCATCAGTTCCGGCTCCTGAACGTTGAGACTCGATCACGCGTGTGTGTTCCTTCTTGAACACCGTCCGCAAGTTTGCTATCTTCTTCTTCGCCCAAAGTAGATCAGCATCACTGTTATGGGCTTTGCTGTACTCCACCAATTGTCTGTAGGCCTGATCCTTCTTCTGTCTGTTTGAAAAATCCTTGCTACGGACCTTCCACAGACATTCGCTGGCCCGATACACATCAATGAATCCAGTTGTGAACTCCCGGTCCATGTAAGAAGCCATTGCtgtgagaaaaataaaacaacacTATTTAAATAACAAGCAAGCAAAAACTTTAATAAAATATGTTGACCCTCGCATTAAAAAAACCATGCCGCTTATACACGTGTTGCGCCAGGAAATGGTGCTTATACACACGCTGcgccaggtaaagccgcttatacacacattgcaaCCAGGTAAAGCCACTTAAGCACCACAAACATATAGTAAcaccccctatccccccccccccgcctgctaaTACAGCTTCAAAGCACATTAAGCAGCCTGTCTAATCATACGGATACATCCATCTTCTCCTAGACCGCTATCACCAGCCGCATCACACTCCCCCATATATGTATCGCTCGATACACAGGACAGCCTcataaaaacataattaataacaacccccccccccacccggctgttaatacagcccacaCTCCAGTGGCGTGtggcgaggtcagtggctggtgaggcactacagccataatgttcgccgaatcctgccgatgaccccctactgccgccgagccaatgcccgctactgcccctgtgccgatgcccgctgccaccgccaatggcttacaaactcgcccaccatcaacttacCCAGCcctccacccagggccggtgctagggtgttcggcgccccccctgcaaactataaatttgcgccctcccatattcctttggcgcgcaccgggaaaaggggtgtggtctcacaagtaaggggcatagccacacaatagtacccccattcaaaattacgccacaatgtagcacaatcttattcatcatatacgtaatgccccacaagtagtagtagcatccttatacatagtgcacccccagtagtagtagcgtccttatacgtaaggccccccaagtagtagtattattgttatatctaatgccccccaagtaatagtagcatcctatacataatgctccccccaagtagtagtatcttccttatacgtaatgacccccctagtagtagcattgttacacgtaatggccctcccattagtagcgttgttacacgtaatggccccccccattAGTGGACATTACTTAGTGGACATTCCccattaatggagaagggtctgaatgggttaaaaaataaaaaaaatgcgtgaggtcccccctcctaagtataaccagcctcgggctctttgagccgggcctggttgtttaaatactggggaaaaaattggacaggggttccccgtatttagacaaccagcaccgggctcttagtccggtcctggttccaaaaatacgggggacaaaagatgtaggggtcccccgtatttttaaaaccagcaccgggctccactagccagggacataatgccacagccgggggacacatttatgtaggtccctgcggcattacccccccaactagtcacacctggccggggttccctggaggagtggggaccccttaaatcaaggggtccccccttcaggcacccaagggccaggggtgaagcccgaggctgtccccagcacccctgggcggtgggtgccgggctgatagccatgagtatgtaaaaaaaaagaatattgttttttgttgtggaactacaaggcccagcaagcctcccccgcttgctggtacttggagaacctcaagtaccagcatgcggggaaataacgggcccgctggtacctgtagttctacaaaaaaaaaaatacccaaataaaaacacaacacacacaccgtgaaagtaaaaatttattaaatacacacttacacactcacacatacttacctacatcccacgccggtcacgtccacttgtccagtagaatccaataggggtacctgtaacaatgagagacagattacttacctacatcccacgccggtcacgtccacttgtccagtagaatccaataggggcacctgtaaaaattaaaattacactgacaaacgaagtaatccacaggaggagagagatagagagagagaaatagagagaaattaatgaatattatgcaatcACTGAtgtgggaggacgttagcacagacaggggggagtgctgctactggctgggaggacggagccgggggAGGAACGAGGGGGAAGGGGAAATTCCTACCCAGCCACCGCACACATGCGCCGCGCCGGAAGAGGCAgttattattaatgtactgccggggtgggggggggggggggggggctgggtgtgacactgttattattaatatactaccagcgggggaggggcgggggcaccgttattgatgttaactgggctgtatgtatttacagccggggggtggggtgacaccattattattaatgtactactagccggtgggggggggggggagagaccattattattgatgttaactgggcacttgtgtgggttgtattaaCAGCCGTGTGGGGGGGGTTCACTATgatctgccggcgaccagcataccggcgccgggagcccgacagccggcataccgacacttattcgacccccctggagggagaataaaatagtgtggtgcgccaccgtgcccgtagcgtggtgagcgcagcgagcccgcaaggggctcatttgcgctcgccacactgtcggtaagccggcggccggcctcccggcgccggtatgctggtcgccggcagatcgtagtgaacccccccccacacggctgttaatacaacccacacaagtgcccagttaacatcaataataatggtctcccccccccccccccccccaccggctagtagtacattaataataatggtgtctccccaccccccggctgtaaatacatacagcccagttaacatcaataacggtgcccccccccccccccgccccacccccccctcccccgctggtagtatattaataataacagtgtcacacccagcccccccccccccaccccggcagtacattaataataacagtgtcacacacccccccccccccccccggcagtatattaataataacagtgtcacacacacacactcccccctgtAAATACATGCatgaaaatggtgtgtgtgtgtgtgtgtgtgtgtcccctcacggctgttaatacagcccGGTCGATAACAAGGGGCTCAGCGCACCGcacgcaaacacccccccccccggcacccatCAATGCCGTTTATGCTGCCCACAGCGCACCCGTTGGCACTTaccgttttgctgctgctgctgctgacgtgcgtTGCGCTGGCTGGCTGTAGCTGGTGTGACTctagtctgtggtggtgaagcaggaGACGGAGACGGAGGCGGGACCAGCAGAGGAAGAAGACGAAGGCGGGACCAGGAGAGGCAGGAGGCGGAGGTTGGACCCGGCAGAGGACGGAGTGGCAGAGGAGAGTGACGTACATCGCTGTAGCACGTCGCTCATTCTGTACACACGAGCGATGTGCTAAGCGACTGTACTAGattttgcctgcatgcaggccaatctacaatcagcgatagcgatgcgcggggctgcgcatcgctatcgctttatggcatacacactgagatatgtatgcttaatttctaagcaatctagtcagattgcttagattttaagcacagatctctccgtgtgtacccccctttagtattgGAGACTGAAGTTGCAAATAAAGATAATGTAAGATCAcaatgcagcacctggctcctgtcactgagatggAGGCGACATTTTGGTGTTACCCCTCAGAGGATGACACCCAGGTTCACACCCCCTAGTGGCGCCACTTCATCTATGACTATACAGCTGTCATTACAGTCAGTGTACATCTCACAATACATTACATAACTAAGCCATACATCGCTATAGATATTATAATAAGTTGCAGCACTAATGACAGAAAAATGGTTGCCACCGCAAAAAGGTTAATGCTGCAATTATGGCGGTACGAGGTGGTATTGCGTACCGGTAAGATATTGCCAGCCGGTACACAGTACCAATGGTCGGACGCCATGCTTGCAGccactgctgtgtgtgaggggaggagagcgcagcgcgcgcctcttctgcccctcagtgtTCAGTTTAGGCTCCAGCAGCAGTGTGTATCTCTAATGAGGCACTGGTTCGTTAGCCAACCAAAGCTCGTGGACTagcagctgtggctcctgattggctgccggaccgcaagctttgattggctcacaaaccagcaCCTGATTGGAGATACATGCCGCTACCGGAGTGCAGAGACCGGACTGAAAACTGAGGGGCTGGAGTGACGCGTGCTGCACTTTCCTCTCCTTACACACAGCAGCCAGTGGCGGCAGCGTGGTGTGCggaactgggagggggggggggggtgtacctggcactgtggggtggttGGGGCATAtgtttaactggcactgtaggggcatatctggcactgtgggagcatatgtgtaactggcactgtagggcatatctggcactgtgggggcgtatgtgtatctggcactgtggggaaaaattgtatatatatatatatatatatatatatatatatatatatatacagtgggtcaAAAAAGTCACCGATTGTGcaggttgacccacttaaaaagatgagagaggtctgtaatttccatcataagtacacttcaactgtgagagacacaatctgaaaaaaaaaaacccttggaaatcacattgtatgattgttaaacaatttatttgtatattcttgcggaaaataaatatttggacaatcaaaaagtttaactcgtaatataaccttggttggaaactacagaggtcaaacgtttcctgtagtacttgaccaggtttgcacacactgtagcaggaattttgcccactcttccatgcagatcttctctagatctgtcatgttttggggctgtcgccgggcaacacgaactttcaactccctccacagattttctgttGGGTTgaagtctggagactggctaggccactccaggaccttgaaatgcttcttacggagccactccttagttgcccgggcggtgtgtttggggtcattgtcatgctggaagacccagccacgtcccATCTTCAattctcttactgagggaaggaggtttttgcccaaaatctcatgatacatggccccattcatcctctccttaatacggatcagtcgtcctgtcccctttgcagaaaagcagccgcaAAGTATGATGTTTCtaaccccatgcttcacagtgggtatggtgttcttgggatgccattcatcattcttctccctccaaacacagcgagtggagtttataccaaaagttTTGACTTTGCTCTCATCTAACCACATtatattctcccaatcctcctctggatcatcccgatggtcactggcaaactttagatggtccTGGACATGTGcttgcttaagcagggggaccttttgggcgctgcaggatttcaatccatgacgacgtagtgtgttactaatggtaacctttgtgactgtggttccagctctcttgaggtcattgaccagccccccccccccccccccgtgggctGATtcgtcaccgttctcaagatcattgataccccactaggtgagatcttgcatagaaacccaggtcgagggagattgtcagtgatcttgtatttcttccatttttttataattgtgccaacagttgatctcttctcaccaagctgcttgcctattgtcgagtagctcatcccagccttgtgcagctctacaattttgtcactGGTGTCCTTGGCCATGGtgtagaggtagcagtctgactgtttgagggtgtggacaggtgtcttttatacagataaccagttcatacaggtgccattaatacaggtaacgagtggaggatagaagagcttcttaaagaagaagtaacaggtctgtgagagccagaaatcttgtgcttggtaggtgtccaaatatttattttcgataagaatatacaag
Coding sequences within:
- the LOC134947542 gene encoding uncharacterized protein LOC134947542; this translates as MASYMDREFTTGFIDVYRASECLWKVRSKDFSNRQKKDQAYRQLVEYSKAHNSDADLLWAKKKIANLRTVFKKEHTRVIESQRSGAGTDDVYQPTLWYYEQMKFLLEREAKLHGQGSLDKESPKTPEEEGTLNPESTPEVMNTSATEATELELSGEESAPSRSTAPPRRRQKNSSLSSDSASSSTVQFIQRAEEMLNRPPDFYRQFSNTIESQIRVMPETVFRTFRRIVFDVLRRAEDNDLSDDLDLMSNPVRRARNAPQSQYPYPQPYYYPPGNPPPQRPFFSPGPPPTPTLPTPPTSTLSTGLYSAMLSTQLPPEDEATFFNY